Within Cydia fagiglandana chromosome 1, ilCydFagi1.1, whole genome shotgun sequence, the genomic segment ATACCCATCGTCAAAACCCTATTACGGTCGACCGCCACAGCGGCCGCCTATACTACGGCCTCAGCCTTACTTCCCACAAGAACCAGTTGGCTTTGGTGAACCTCCTAAAGAATTAACACAAGAATATGTACAACCACCGAAACAGAGCTACGGAGAACCCCCTGTAGATTCTTATGGAAATCCCTTGACGAACAATTTTCCGAGGGGATTATCAACTAATGAAAATCCCAACAACAATTTCGCGGACTTTGACCTACAGCAGTTCAAATCACTGCAAAGCTATAATCAAGATGCCAACATAGATAATAACAACGCCTATTCCAAACATTATCCAGTTTATGCTAAGCCCGATATAGAAGAAAATGATCACGTGGAACCGCAACCGCAAAAGTATTCAGAATTCAAATTCGATTCTTATGCTGATGTATATAATCAACATCCAATAAAAGAATATCAGCCTACCAAACAAAATGGCAAATATTTTGATTCGCACagtgttaaaaaatataaacctTTGAAAGGCAAGCCCATAGCGAAAGAGTACGATAACCATGACCATGTGATTGTGGGAGGTCAGTATGCAGAACCGCCTGGCCGTCTAGTTCCAAATTACCCCCAAGAGGCCCCGCACTACGAAGGGGACGAAACGGCACAAGACAGTTACATTGAATCGACACTGATGTCATCCACCTCTATATCGCCATATATCAACTACAAACACAGTAATATGGCCTTCAGTCCGCAAAATTTGAACGATGCCTTCAGTCCCTTCATCAATTGATATGCGTAAGCAGGTGTTTGAAATTGCCTTCATAGGCTGCCTCCTAAAATATTCTAGATCATCAAGAAAGAAGGTGTATATCCTACATTCTAATATTCTTTAAAACCTGAGGTTAGACGACGTGCTACAAAATATCTGTCCGAGCCCTGTCAATATGCATAAGTGTGTGAGtgttcattgaaaaataaaaaatactgtctgtgtttatatttaagactGTCGTGCAATATGTTCGTATTATTGTTTTGTGGGAGTATCtcgataaataaatacattaataataaatttaccCATTTTAACACTTTCTAAGTCTGTCAATTCTTATAATAGTACCTTGTTTGTTATTATTTAGCACAAAACTTTGCAGACGTTTagcttataattatgtataattgaTTTgttatagagatagtttgaggaaAGGGGAATAGGCATAAGCAAGGACCATAGATTAGTCCATGGCACAggataaattgaaataaatgtcatatactaagaaaaactgACCTAGGCCTCCAGTGCTTGAGGCTGGAATCTagccagcgtcctctgctatcgcggctgGTGCCTGTGgcattttttcttagtatatgacatttgtgacgttccatgacaaaaggtaccttatggcggctggcgcttacgtcgcatagcgccgcaataatataaGAGCGACGTTAATAACAGCGTAAACGCCAAACGTCATAAGGtgcctttacccgtgggacgtcacatttatttcagtttataatttatatacctagtagtgtaaataatttattcaaacaagaaatacatgtaatataaacaaaataaaaacaattataaactaaaattaaaactacataaagctacaactaaaataactactaaactaaaataacctataaataaaaaactggctcCAGTTCAGTGCCTTGGGGCAGGTtgccaagaaggctggcggcattgccgcgctggacGGCAATACCAATGCGTTGCGCAAGGTATGAGCCAGCCCTCTTGTCACCCGTCGCCTCCACGAGGCGCTTCGCCAGCTCGGCGAATATGCCGTGGGCGCCAGAGCCCCACGGCCCTAGGGTTTCCACCCCAAACGGCTCAAACATGCAGCCAGAATCAATGGCTGCATATTTGCGCCGCTTGAGGTGTTCAGCCGCGTTGGCGGCCGCACCAGCTCTGTTAGATGTTCCTGGAAGATGGGACTGCGCAAGGGTGTCCACGCATGTGGCATCCCAAACCAAaggccgtcccatcttccaggGAACGAGGGTCATGCCGTCCGGTTTTTTCCCGTCATCGCGGGCCAAACCAGACGGTTCCAGAACCGCCGGCACCCCAGCCGTGACAAGAGCTCGGCGGAGGATGTCGTTTAGGCTCGCGTGTCGTGAAAGACGGCCGACACTTCTCGCACAAGATAGACCGTGGACACCAAAACGCGTCACGTTTGTACCGCACTGGCACAGATGAGGAGCCACACAAGCCACCCCCAAGCGCAAACACAAAGAAATCCTGAAGGTGTTCGTAGAGAGAAGTGTGCCCAGGTTCTTTGATGGCAGGGCCTGCAACCATGAGCCTGATTCCCATTTCGTCGCAGCAAGGAGACGAGCGCGCTCTGTGGTGCTGGTTGACGTTTCGTACAGATTATCCCGTACCAGCAGACAGAGCGGCTCGTCCTATTGGTGTTGCGAATGGCGAGTGATGGGCAAGTCCGCGTTAGGGCAGGCCGTTTTCCAGTTGCCGATAGCCTCCGGCAGGAAAGGGACGTCCAAATTTATAAGGGGGTCAGTTTTTAGGATTAGGTTAGTAGTGtttcttgaaataaaaacaaattaaaatattttctgaaaataatttaatttgttctattACTTCTAAAGggcataggatagtttttatctcAAAATTTTCCcctttaacccttttccaggccgcaaCAATCTACAAGGTATTCCCGAAAAATCCAAGAGACAATTCAAATTCCCGAAAGTGAAATCTTAAATCAGAATGCTAAATTTGAAATTCTAGTGGCCCGTATGTGGTCGACAAATCGAACTATATGTATGTCTGGAAAATGGTTAGTAAAAGTGCGATAtacgtttgtatggggaatcaataaacgctgaaccgatttaaatgAAATCTACGTCTACCTACCAAACCTACCAAAAATATAAGGCCCCTCGCCCACGGCG encodes:
- the LOC134666241 gene encoding uncharacterized protein LOC134666241 yields the protein MQLSDVLCFIFLTITVAVTCVGAENTKQELVGKKTGRRAKREAIIITGYPPNNFKTSTANQRATKLRYWHKKPKRGSLNPIYGPPPSAPNRLTIKKYKHKQLRSKYNKFNNKRNAKPRYPSSKPYYGRPPQRPPILRPQPYFPQEPVGFGEPPKELTQEYVQPPKQSYGEPPVDSYGNPLTNNFPRGLSTNENPNNNFADFDLQQFKSLQSYNQDANIDNNNAYSKHYPVYAKPDIEENDHVEPQPQKYSEFKFDSYADVYNQHPIKEYQPTKQNGKYFDSHSVKKYKPLKGKPIAKEYDNHDHVIVGGQYAEPPGRLVPNYPQEAPHYEGDETAQDSYIESTLMSSTSISPYINYKHSNMAFSPQNLNDAFSPFIN